One region of Cyanobium sp. M30B3 genomic DNA includes:
- a CDS encoding class I SAM-dependent methyltransferase: MPGEEVLALHNLRQVYADLGAFQPQLTVLLQQGSRLDECVRVSRNLGLLEPFTAQHIPPEAIHFGGPNYRESLIAHGLLSRNRAVLVVLEQLYGTLERLGQQEIFLAEALTGFALWLRRQLGEQRLICSEFLEDAEQVYSGIPHQDLCALTFSDASFDLVLCNELFEHVQDLELAFREIARVLRPCGRLLATCPLAFGQYESIVKANYNRATGEAEVSGEPDYHGDPVRPKQGSLVYRIPGWEILEQLQAAGFSETRMHHIASWKHGVLGSDLPGVLVIEAER, encoded by the coding sequence ATGCCTGGCGAAGAGGTGCTGGCGCTGCACAACCTTCGCCAGGTCTACGCCGATCTGGGCGCCTTTCAGCCACAGCTCACGGTGCTGCTGCAGCAGGGCAGCCGGCTGGACGAGTGCGTGCGGGTAAGCAGGAACCTTGGTCTGCTGGAGCCCTTCACCGCCCAGCACATCCCGCCGGAGGCGATTCATTTTGGTGGGCCGAACTATCGCGAGTCGTTGATTGCCCATGGGTTGCTGAGCCGTAACCGGGCCGTGCTGGTCGTGCTTGAGCAGCTGTATGGAACACTCGAGCGTTTAGGCCAGCAGGAGATCTTCCTGGCTGAGGCACTCACCGGCTTTGCCCTGTGGCTGCGGCGGCAGCTGGGGGAGCAACGGCTGATCTGCAGTGAATTCCTGGAGGATGCCGAACAGGTCTATTCCGGCATACCCCACCAGGACCTCTGTGCTCTCACCTTCAGCGATGCCAGCTTTGATCTGGTGCTCTGCAACGAGCTGTTCGAGCACGTCCAGGATCTGGAGCTGGCGTTCCGCGAGATTGCCCGGGTGCTGCGGCCGTGCGGGCGCCTTCTGGCCACCTGCCCGCTTGCGTTCGGCCAGTATGAATCGATTGTGAAAGCCAATTACAACCGCGCAACCGGTGAGGCAGAGGTGAGCGGCGAACCCGACTACCACGGCGATCCAGTGCGCCCCAAGCAGGGCTCGCTGGTGTACCGGATTCCGGGCTGGGAGATCCTGGAGCAGCTGCAGGCCGCCGGCTTCTCGGAAACCCGGATGCACCACATCGCCAGCTGGAAGCATGGGGTTCTGGGCTCGGATCTGCCGGGCGTGCTGGTGATTGAGGCCGAGCGCTGA
- a CDS encoding glycosyltransferase family 61 protein: MAAVRGALLEALLAHNNRHGLTAAIWGEGAAEAARQAVAAVTAPLPRCAAEIPPTALRLDTPLDLAYSVRCAAPERLHFPVQGGLPGLDASPLSLEVALLKGGRVREWQGYHLLEDQQGGLVPDGSSAYWPLAGGALRGDGVGQPAEPSRREELAEAFLVCDDLDTTNFCHFVCDLLPKIALARECRRRIPIVIEPPSTAFQQELLARVAERLGHWIVPLEPGLELTVQRLFYLRRAGHTHPLLRCSGLAIGWVRQLVDARPPPAPPGSVLVLRRQRRRVLNEPALIAALQRLTPRLQVIDRLEAFGVRDQAELVGRHRVLLGPHGAGFTHLLFAREAPQVAVELMAEGMGSLTFALISSRLGIEHCIQVGSNVPSAHGLNFPDLEVDPDAVVALLVGAMGWR, translated from the coding sequence ATGGCCGCGGTACGGGGGGCGTTGCTTGAGGCGCTGCTGGCCCACAACAACCGCCATGGGTTGACGGCGGCGATCTGGGGTGAGGGGGCCGCCGAGGCGGCCAGGCAGGCCGTAGCGGCGGTGACAGCCCCCCTGCCGCGGTGCGCCGCGGAAATCCCGCCTACCGCCCTGCGCTTGGATACCCCTCTGGATCTGGCCTACAGCGTTCGCTGCGCTGCACCGGAGCGGCTCCATTTCCCCGTCCAGGGAGGGCTGCCTGGGCTGGATGCCAGCCCGCTCAGCCTGGAGGTGGCGCTGCTGAAGGGTGGCCGAGTTCGGGAGTGGCAGGGCTATCACCTGCTGGAGGATCAGCAGGGTGGGCTGGTGCCGGATGGCAGCAGTGCCTATTGGCCTCTGGCCGGCGGCGCCCTCCGCGGTGATGGGGTGGGGCAACCGGCGGAGCCGTCGCGGCGTGAGGAGCTGGCGGAGGCATTCCTCGTTTGCGACGACCTCGACACCACCAACTTCTGCCACTTCGTGTGCGATCTTCTCCCCAAGATCGCCCTGGCCCGGGAGTGCCGCCGCCGGATCCCGATCGTGATCGAGCCGCCCAGCACAGCCTTTCAGCAGGAGCTGCTGGCGCGGGTGGCGGAGAGACTGGGGCACTGGATCGTGCCGCTGGAGCCCGGTCTGGAGCTGACCGTGCAGCGCCTCTTCTATCTGCGCCGGGCGGGGCACACCCACCCGCTGCTGCGTTGCAGCGGCTTGGCGATCGGCTGGGTGCGCCAACTGGTGGATGCTCGGCCGCCACCGGCGCCGCCGGGGAGTGTGCTGGTGCTGCGGCGCCAGCGCCGCCGAGTGCTGAATGAACCGGCCTTGATCGCCGCGCTGCAGCGGCTTACGCCGCGGCTGCAGGTGATCGACAGGCTTGAGGCGTTCGGCGTGCGCGATCAGGCGGAGTTGGTGGGCCGCCACCGGGTGCTGCTCGGGCCCCATGGGGCTGGATTCACCCACCTGCTGTTTGCCCGCGAGGCCCCGCAGGTGGCTGTGGAGCTGATGGCGGAGGGGATGGGGAGCTTGACCTTTGCCCTGATCTCCAGCCGGCTGGGCATTGAGCACTGCATCCAGGTGGGATCCAACGTGCCCAGCGCCCACGGGCTGAACTTTCCGGACCTGGAGGTGGATCCTGACGCGGTGGTGGCCCTGCTGGTGGGTGCGATGGGCTGGCGTTGA
- a CDS encoding glycosyltransferase, translating to MARDPLAWLPLLRHWTHCLGEGPDAIARMGDLSALPDLDIAALLPGGPGWSEVQNSLRHDPEGAFRLLYYGLALRGLEALPAPAHLVAADRHEPPLISVLIPVHNHWAITLNALRSLVAMANGTGFEVIVADDASSDATIQLEHQLPWLRIWRSEQNEGFLATCNSAAALARGELLLLLNNDVLVGDHALDRLAGSFARQPQVGVVGAALWSANGRLQEAGGIVWADGQVWNHGRNAPPEYGFAMAYERQCDYVSGCALAIRRQLWQELEGFDPRYQPAYAEDTDLCLRVRQAGQVVWVQPAARVMHLEGLSHSRSTEQGLKAHQLRNLEQLKQQWRTTLDREQPPTGHPWLLAADRQLLGRPLALLLQPTAEAIATCRQKGMGVLAMGDSPQADVLGLPLRWGGLECWLLEQLPGTPGAEVVLVGALEGSAGEIAMRLHQARPNWRLAARAAELPQQPQAMQLPALPGWDRDDLRILASSSGLHPDGWLETPSRLVIQMLRVGEDRMNALRLVLYLPEAAPMAVKPTLVIQLNSPGDPLCQVLKPGPNPVVLHCPEPLLRDCMVIDLRSSPWVQSVHSNDRRQLLAVLVDLEYDQVRTGTA from the coding sequence ATGGCTCGCGACCCACTGGCCTGGCTGCCGCTGCTGCGCCACTGGACCCACTGCCTGGGGGAAGGGCCGGACGCCATCGCTCGGATGGGTGATCTGTCCGCCCTCCCCGATCTCGACATCGCCGCCCTGCTACCGGGGGGGCCGGGCTGGAGCGAGGTGCAGAACAGTCTGCGCCACGACCCTGAGGGAGCGTTTCGGCTCCTCTACTACGGCCTGGCGCTGCGGGGCCTGGAGGCGCTGCCGGCGCCTGCGCACCTGGTGGCGGCTGATCGCCACGAACCACCGCTGATCAGCGTGCTGATTCCGGTGCACAACCACTGGGCCATCACGCTCAATGCGCTGCGCAGCCTGGTGGCGATGGCCAATGGCACGGGCTTTGAGGTGATCGTGGCCGACGACGCCTCCAGCGATGCCACCATCCAGCTTGAACACCAGCTGCCCTGGCTGCGGATCTGGCGCAGCGAGCAGAACGAGGGCTTTCTGGCCACCTGCAACAGCGCCGCTGCGCTCGCAAGGGGGGAATTGCTGCTGCTGCTCAACAACGACGTGCTGGTGGGCGATCACGCTCTTGACCGGCTTGCCGGCAGCTTTGCGCGCCAGCCGCAGGTGGGTGTGGTGGGGGCGGCCCTGTGGAGCGCCAATGGCCGGCTGCAGGAGGCGGGCGGCATCGTGTGGGCCGATGGGCAGGTGTGGAACCACGGCCGCAACGCGCCGCCGGAGTACGGCTTCGCCATGGCCTACGAGCGCCAGTGTGATTACGTGAGCGGCTGCGCCCTGGCGATCCGCCGGCAGCTCTGGCAGGAGCTGGAGGGGTTTGACCCCCGCTACCAGCCGGCCTATGCAGAGGACACGGATCTGTGCCTGCGGGTACGCCAAGCCGGGCAGGTGGTGTGGGTGCAACCGGCCGCCCGGGTGATGCATCTGGAGGGCTTGAGCCACTCGCGGAGTACTGAGCAGGGCCTCAAGGCCCATCAGCTGCGCAACCTGGAGCAGCTGAAGCAGCAGTGGCGAACCACGTTGGATCGGGAGCAGCCACCGACGGGCCACCCCTGGCTGTTGGCGGCCGATCGGCAGTTGCTGGGCCGGCCGCTGGCGCTGCTGCTGCAACCCACGGCCGAGGCGATTGCCACCTGTCGCCAGAAGGGTATGGGGGTGCTGGCAATGGGGGATAGCCCGCAGGCTGATGTGCTGGGGTTGCCCCTGAGGTGGGGAGGTCTGGAATGCTGGTTGCTGGAGCAGCTGCCTGGGACGCCTGGAGCTGAGGTGGTGTTGGTGGGAGCACTGGAGGGATCCGCTGGGGAGATCGCCATGCGACTGCATCAGGCCAGACCCAACTGGCGGTTGGCGGCCAGAGCCGCAGAGCTGCCGCAGCAGCCGCAAGCGATGCAACTCCCGGCACTACCGGGATGGGACCGGGATGATCTGCGCATCCTGGCCAGCTCGAGCGGGCTTCATCCGGATGGTTGGTTGGAGACACCGAGCCGACTGGTGATCCAGATGCTGCGAGTAGGGGAAGATCGGATGAATGCCCTCCGCCTGGTTCTCTATCTGCCCGAGGCAGCGCCGATGGCGGTCAAGCCCACGCTGGTGATTCAACTGAATTCGCCTGGAGATCCACTCTGTCAGGTGCTCAAACCTGGTCCTAATCCGGTTGTGCTGCACTGCCCAGAGCCGCTGCTAAGGGATTGTATGGTGATCGACTTGCGCAGTTCACCATGGGTGCAGTCGGTGCATTCAAATGATCGTCGCCAGTTGCTGGCGGTGCTGGTTGATCTGGAGTACGACCAGGTCCGTACCGGTACGGCTTGA